From one Acidimicrobiales bacterium genomic stretch:
- a CDS encoding S-methyl-5'-thioadenosine phosphorylase — protein MQRADIGVIGGSGFYEFLDNSAEVRIETPWGEPSGALTVGSVGGRSVAFLPRHGRGHQIPPHRINARANLWALRELGVERVIGPCASGSLRAEIGPGELVILDQLVDRTWGRPDSYLESSVVEHVSFADPYCPEVRSALAAAAGAGWEEARVHQRGTVVVVQGPRFSTRAESRWYGGAGIDVINMTQYPEAYLARELGMCYAGVALVTDRDVGVEGDPSVEPVTMEAAMSVLAANVERTRSLLADAIPAIPRAASCGCREGGAPSLRRLRSV, from the coding sequence GTGCAGCGCGCGGACATAGGCGTCATCGGCGGCTCAGGCTTCTACGAGTTCCTCGACAACTCGGCGGAAGTGCGGATCGAGACCCCGTGGGGAGAGCCCTCAGGCGCCCTGACGGTCGGCTCGGTCGGCGGCCGGTCGGTCGCGTTCCTCCCACGCCACGGGCGCGGCCATCAGATTCCGCCACACCGGATCAACGCCCGCGCCAACCTCTGGGCGCTGCGCGAACTCGGCGTCGAGCGGGTCATCGGGCCTTGTGCGAGCGGATCCCTTCGGGCGGAGATCGGTCCGGGTGAGCTGGTGATTCTCGACCAGCTGGTCGACCGCACCTGGGGCCGGCCCGACAGCTACTTGGAGTCGAGCGTCGTGGAGCACGTGAGCTTTGCGGACCCTTACTGCCCGGAGGTGCGTTCGGCCTTGGCCGCCGCGGCGGGTGCCGGTTGGGAGGAGGCGCGGGTGCACCAGAGGGGAACTGTTGTCGTGGTGCAAGGGCCACGCTTCTCGACCCGTGCCGAGTCGCGTTGGTACGGCGGAGCAGGAATCGACGTCATCAACATGACCCAGTACCCCGAGGCCTACCTCGCCCGGGAATTGGGGATGTGTTACGCGGGGGTCGCGCTCGTGACTGACCGGGATGTGGGCGTGGAGGGCGACCCGTCCGTCGAACCGGTGACGATGGAAGCGGCCATGTCGGTGCTGGCGGCGAACGTCGAGAGGACCCGGTCCCTGCTGGCCGACGCCATCCCGGCGATTCCCCGAGCCGCCTCGTGCGGATGCCGCGAGGGCGGAGCACCAAGCCTCCGGAGGCTCAGATCGGTTTGA
- a CDS encoding FmdB family zinc ribbon protein — protein sequence MPTYEYRCKECGEHLEVVQSFKDEALTMCPGCGGDLRKVFGSIGIAFKGSGFYKTDSRASASASKSTKPDAAKAESASAKSEGGKSDSGSSSGSGDSSSSSGTSSGSGSSSAAAAS from the coding sequence ATGCCTACCTACGAATACAGGTGCAAAGAGTGCGGGGAGCACCTGGAAGTGGTGCAGTCGTTTAAGGACGAGGCATTGACGATGTGCCCCGGCTGCGGAGGTGACCTGCGGAAGGTCTTCGGGAGCATCGGCATAGCGTTCAAGGGCAGCGGCTTCTACAAGACGGACAGCCGCGCCTCTGCTTCTGCTTCCAAGTCGACTAAGCCCGACGCCGCCAAAGCCGAATCGGCTTCGGCGAAGTCCGAGGGCGGCAAATCCGACTCGGGGAGCTCATCGGGTTCGGGAGATTCCTCCTCCAGCTCAGGCACCTCGTCGGGATCCGGCTCCAGCTCCGCTGCGGCCGCCTCCTAA
- the galU gene encoding UTP--glucose-1-phosphate uridylyltransferase GalU gives MSTSVKKAVIPAAGLGTRFLPASKAQPKEMLPLVDKPAIQYVVEEAVAAGITDILVITGRGKRTLEDHFDRSFELEYYLEKAGKEEELAQMRAIADMADIHYVRQGEPLGLGHAVSVASEHVGGQPFVVLLGDDIMHEKSGILAGMLAAYERTGASVLALKKVSREEISLYGSAAAEPAGDNLVKVNDIVEKPSPDDAPSDLGVMGRYVLTPGIFDAIEETPPGRGGEIQLTDAIKHLLAREAVYGYVFTHGRYDVGNKLDYLRATVEFALERDDLGPEFRAYLQKLLDSEHAAER, from the coding sequence ATGTCGACCTCTGTCAAGAAGGCCGTGATTCCTGCAGCAGGTCTCGGCACTCGCTTCCTCCCGGCTTCAAAAGCTCAACCGAAAGAGATGCTCCCCCTCGTCGACAAGCCGGCGATCCAGTACGTGGTCGAGGAAGCCGTCGCCGCGGGAATCACCGACATCCTGGTCATAACCGGGCGCGGCAAGAGGACGCTGGAGGACCACTTCGATCGATCTTTCGAGCTCGAGTACTACCTCGAGAAGGCCGGCAAGGAGGAAGAGCTCGCTCAGATGCGGGCGATCGCCGACATGGCGGACATCCACTACGTCCGCCAGGGCGAGCCGCTCGGCCTCGGGCATGCCGTGTCCGTGGCGAGCGAGCACGTCGGTGGCCAGCCCTTCGTCGTTCTGCTCGGCGACGACATCATGCACGAGAAGTCGGGGATCCTCGCCGGCATGCTTGCCGCGTACGAGCGCACGGGAGCGAGCGTCCTCGCGCTGAAGAAGGTGTCGAGGGAGGAGATCTCCCTGTACGGTTCAGCGGCGGCCGAGCCGGCCGGAGACAACCTGGTCAAGGTGAACGACATCGTCGAGAAGCCCTCCCCCGACGATGCGCCGTCAGACCTCGGCGTCATGGGCCGCTACGTTCTGACCCCTGGGATCTTCGACGCGATCGAGGAGACCCCACCGGGGCGGGGCGGCGAGATCCAGCTGACTGACGCGATCAAGCACCTCCTCGCGAGGGAGGCGGTATACGGCTACGTCTTCACCCACGGTCGCTACGACGTCGGCAACAAGCTCGACTACCTGAGGGCGACCGTCGAGTTCGCGCTCGAACGAGACGATCTCGGCCCCGAGTTCCGCGCTTATTTGCAGAAGCTGCTCGACTCCGAGCACGCCGCCGAGCGTTGA
- the glp gene encoding gephyrin-like molybdotransferase Glp, whose product MIPLDEAIQTVLAGCKLAGGRSIDVSDALGLVLSEDVEAPGPVPPFANSAMDGYAVRAADVASASADDPVRLKVIGTIAAGHAPTASVGSGEALRIMTGAIFPEGADAVAIVETTRADGEMVVVEAPAKAGEHIRGAGEDIATGELVFRAGTVLGAGHVGVLCSVGREKVQAVPGPVVGVMSTGDELVEGSGPLRAGQIRDSNRRTLLALLSRDGYRGVDLGIARDDEDEIRQRLTAAADGCDAILTSGGVSMGEFDYVKAVLDKIASMEWMQVAIRPAKPFAFGTIGSVPVFGLPGNPVSSMVSYEVLARPGLRRIAGISDGDLRRHPVMGLADDRFLGARDGRTSFVRVQAAFGPDGRLHAKSAGGQGSHQLKAMSLSNALAVVEPGAGVSQGDEVGLLLLSP is encoded by the coding sequence TTGATTCCTCTCGACGAGGCAATACAAACCGTCCTCGCCGGATGCAAATTGGCCGGCGGCCGCTCGATCGACGTGTCTGATGCGCTCGGGCTTGTTCTTTCCGAGGACGTCGAGGCGCCAGGTCCGGTTCCTCCGTTCGCGAACAGCGCGATGGACGGGTACGCCGTCCGCGCCGCCGACGTCGCTTCGGCAAGTGCGGACGATCCGGTCCGGTTGAAGGTGATCGGCACGATCGCGGCCGGACACGCTCCGACCGCCTCGGTCGGATCGGGCGAGGCGCTGCGCATCATGACCGGCGCCATTTTTCCTGAGGGAGCCGATGCCGTCGCGATCGTCGAGACCACCCGCGCCGACGGCGAGATGGTTGTCGTCGAAGCGCCGGCGAAGGCGGGCGAGCACATTCGCGGCGCCGGGGAGGACATCGCGACCGGGGAGTTGGTCTTCCGCGCTGGCACGGTTCTCGGTGCCGGTCACGTCGGTGTTCTGTGCAGCGTCGGCCGGGAAAAAGTTCAGGCCGTTCCGGGTCCCGTCGTCGGTGTGATGTCGACCGGTGACGAGTTGGTCGAGGGGAGCGGCCCGCTCCGTGCGGGCCAGATCAGGGACTCGAACCGCCGGACGCTGCTTGCACTGCTTTCCCGGGACGGGTACCGGGGAGTCGACCTCGGCATCGCACGCGACGATGAGGACGAGATCCGGCAACGCCTCACCGCGGCCGCCGACGGGTGCGATGCGATCCTCACCAGCGGCGGAGTGAGCATGGGCGAGTTCGATTATGTGAAGGCGGTACTCGACAAGATCGCTTCGATGGAGTGGATGCAAGTCGCAATCCGCCCGGCGAAGCCGTTCGCGTTCGGAACCATCGGATCGGTCCCTGTGTTCGGGCTGCCCGGTAATCCGGTCTCGTCGATGGTCAGCTACGAGGTTCTCGCCCGACCAGGCTTGAGGCGAATAGCCGGGATCAGCGACGGTGATCTCCGCCGGCACCCCGTGATGGGCCTCGCGGATGACCGCTTCCTCGGGGCTCGCGACGGGCGGACGAGTTTTGTGCGGGTTCAAGCAGCGTTCGGACCGGACGGCCGGCTCCACGCAAAGTCGGCAGGGGGGCAGGGATCGCATCAACTGAAGGCGATGTCGTTGTCGAACGCGCTCGCGGTCGTCGAGCCCGGAGCGGGCGTTTCCCAGGGGGACGAAGTCGGCTTGCTTCTCCTGAGCCCCTAG
- the moaA gene encoding GTP 3',8-cyclase MoaA — MVVALVDPYDRTVRDLRISITDRCNFRCTYCMPQEGMQWLPREDLLTYEELSRVARVCVERFGFESVRITGGEPTVRAHLPVLVSRLSELGVDVALTTNGATLSHQAADLARAGLKRINISLDSLKRERFAEITGRDALASVLEGIDAAVAAGLEPVKVNCVLVKDVNDDEILDFAAFGRERRVEVRFIEWMPLDGEGTWAGDRVVPASEVISAIDGEWPLVAPDGSGARDAAPAESYSYADGGGTVGVIASVTRPFCGSCDRIRLTAEGQLRNCLFAVRETDLRSILRGGGTDDELAAAIEGEVGRKWAGHSIGQVHFIRPARSMSQIGG; from the coding sequence GTGGTTGTCGCGCTCGTCGATCCCTACGACCGGACGGTCCGCGACCTGCGCATCTCCATAACCGACCGCTGCAACTTCCGCTGCACCTATTGCATGCCGCAGGAAGGGATGCAGTGGCTCCCGCGCGAGGACCTCCTGACCTACGAGGAGCTGTCCCGTGTCGCCAGGGTGTGCGTCGAGCGGTTCGGCTTCGAGAGCGTCAGGATCACGGGAGGGGAGCCAACCGTTCGAGCCCACCTGCCGGTTCTGGTTTCCCGCCTGTCCGAGCTTGGGGTTGACGTGGCCCTCACGACGAACGGTGCGACCCTCTCGCACCAGGCGGCCGACCTCGCCAGAGCGGGTCTCAAGCGAATCAACATCTCTCTCGACTCCCTGAAACGCGAACGGTTCGCCGAGATAACCGGTCGCGACGCTCTCGCCTCGGTTCTCGAAGGGATCGACGCTGCCGTCGCGGCCGGGCTCGAACCGGTGAAGGTTAATTGTGTCCTCGTCAAGGACGTCAATGACGACGAGATCCTCGACTTTGCGGCGTTCGGGCGCGAGCGGCGGGTCGAGGTGAGATTCATCGAGTGGATGCCGCTCGATGGGGAAGGCACCTGGGCCGGAGATCGGGTCGTCCCAGCCTCGGAGGTGATCTCCGCGATCGACGGCGAATGGCCGCTCGTCGCGCCCGATGGATCCGGTGCCCGCGACGCGGCGCCGGCGGAGTCCTACTCCTACGCCGACGGCGGCGGAACGGTCGGCGTCATCGCCAGCGTCACGAGGCCGTTCTGCGGCTCGTGCGACCGGATCCGCCTGACCGCAGAGGGACAGCTGCGCAACTGCCTGTTCGCGGTGAGGGAGACCGACTTGCGGTCGATACTCCGGGGCGGAGGCACCGACGACGAGCTGGCGGCAGCCATCGAAGGCGAAGTCGGCAGAAAATGGGCGGGCCACTCGATCGGCCAGGTCCACTTCATCCGTCCGGCCCGAAGCATGAGCCAGATCGGCGGCTGA
- the moaC gene encoding cyclic pyranopterin monophosphate synthase MoaC: MSDRGLTHLDPLGRARMVDVTPKEPTHRRAISRCKVFMKPETTGKVAANAITKGDVLGAARIAGIQAAKRTADMIPLCHPLLVGAVTINFTLGDDYVEVETQVETVDRTGVEMEAMTACAVAALTIYDMCKSADRSMVIGDLALWEKTGGRSGHWRRPAGDLRDPLSNPLINTAANPVFGFDDPIGDSSDLGTDPLA, encoded by the coding sequence ATGTCCGATCGCGGCCTTACCCACCTTGACCCGCTCGGGCGGGCGCGGATGGTCGACGTCACCCCAAAGGAACCGACCCACCGGCGTGCCATCTCGCGCTGCAAAGTTTTCATGAAGCCCGAGACCACCGGAAAGGTCGCTGCCAACGCGATCACCAAAGGGGATGTGCTCGGGGCCGCCCGCATAGCCGGCATCCAGGCGGCCAAGCGGACGGCCGACATGATCCCCCTGTGCCACCCGCTTCTCGTCGGAGCGGTGACGATCAACTTCACGCTCGGTGACGACTACGTGGAGGTAGAGACGCAGGTAGAAACCGTCGACCGGACCGGCGTCGAGATGGAGGCGATGACCGCCTGTGCGGTCGCCGCCTTGACCATCTACGACATGTGCAAGTCCGCGGACCGTTCGATGGTGATCGGCGACCTCGCCCTGTGGGAGAAGACCGGCGGCCGTAGCGGCCACTGGCGTCGTCCTGCCGGCGATCTCAGAGACCCGTTGAGCAACCCGCTGATCAACACCGCGGCCAACCCGGTTTTCGGCTTCGACGACCCGATCGGAGATTCCTCGGACCTGGGAACCGACCCGCTCGCCTGA
- a CDS encoding DUF3089 domain-containing protein, producing MALRPLLAVAVLIVLSSCSSAGGRAEPTTSSIEPVGSPSASNGSVNPGEPVWLCRPGATPDPCAVDVSSEVVTGSGAVTRMPAAQDRGSSFDCFYVYPTVSSESGLNADLTVQPPEVSVAEQQASRFSSVCRVWAPMYRQVTLGGLFTGGAPAINTAYASLLSDWQYYLAHENNGRPIIVIGHSQGAAMLIRLLAEQVDPSQAVRHRLIAAILAGGNLQVPEGKTVGGTFKNIPLCTSLAAPGCAIAYSTFGSEPAPAALFGRPGTGVSLLSLQFISAGQQVACVNPAAIGGGTGGLSPYFLEAVSASWVTYPGLYDASCESADGATWLQVNVLKTQADPRPVLKADLGPTWGYHKDDVNLALGNLVSDIGALEEAYGH from the coding sequence TTGGCGCTGCGTCCGCTCCTTGCGGTAGCCGTCCTGATAGTTCTTTCGAGTTGCAGCTCCGCGGGCGGTCGAGCGGAGCCCACCACATCGTCGATCGAGCCAGTTGGCTCCCCGAGCGCGTCCAACGGCTCGGTAAACCCTGGAGAGCCGGTTTGGCTTTGCAGGCCGGGAGCCACGCCCGACCCGTGCGCCGTCGATGTGAGTTCCGAGGTCGTCACCGGATCGGGTGCGGTTACCCGTATGCCCGCCGCGCAGGACCGGGGCTCGTCCTTCGATTGCTTTTACGTATACCCCACGGTCAGCTCTGAGTCGGGCCTGAACGCCGACCTGACTGTCCAGCCGCCGGAAGTCTCGGTTGCGGAGCAGCAGGCGTCGCGGTTTTCGTCGGTATGCCGGGTTTGGGCTCCCATGTACCGGCAAGTGACCCTCGGCGGCCTGTTCACCGGAGGGGCACCAGCAATCAACACCGCGTACGCAAGCCTCCTATCTGACTGGCAGTACTACCTGGCGCATGAGAACAACGGCCGTCCGATCATCGTGATTGGTCACTCCCAGGGAGCCGCGATGCTGATCAGGCTGCTGGCCGAACAGGTCGATCCGAGTCAGGCGGTCAGACACCGGCTGATCGCCGCGATCCTTGCCGGCGGCAACCTGCAGGTGCCGGAAGGCAAGACCGTCGGCGGCACTTTTAAGAACATCCCGCTCTGCACTTCTCTTGCGGCACCCGGATGCGCGATCGCCTATTCGACGTTCGGCTCTGAGCCGGCGCCTGCGGCTCTGTTCGGGCGCCCCGGCACCGGCGTCAGCCTCCTGTCGCTCCAGTTCATTTCGGCCGGCCAGCAGGTGGCGTGCGTCAACCCCGCCGCGATCGGAGGCGGTACCGGCGGTCTCAGTCCCTACTTCCTTGAAGCGGTATCCGCTTCGTGGGTTACCTATCCCGGTTTGTACGACGCTTCATGCGAAAGCGCCGACGGCGCCACCTGGCTTCAGGTCAACGTCCTAAAGACGCAAGCTGACCCGCGTCCCGTCCTCAAGGCCGATCTCGGACCGACGTGGGGTTACCACAAGGATGACGTGAACCTGGCGCTCGGCAACTTGGTGTCCGACATCGGTGCCCTCGAAGAAGCCTACGGACACTAG
- a CDS encoding DUF4440 domain-containing protein: protein MTIADVDSVAKAFHEGVAAQDADALASLYHEDARFLPPGMPTCEGRAAIKSTMQMLLDGGARSLDLEPIDVREAGTMTIEYGHYALGLEPEGAPPVTDLGKYIVVHESRPDGSTRILYDIFNSNSPPS, encoded by the coding sequence ATGACGATTGCTGACGTGGATTCCGTGGCGAAGGCGTTTCACGAAGGAGTGGCGGCCCAAGACGCCGACGCACTCGCCAGTCTTTATCACGAAGACGCACGGTTCTTGCCACCGGGCATGCCTACATGCGAAGGCCGAGCGGCTATCAAGTCGACGATGCAGATGCTTCTTGATGGCGGGGCGCGGTCACTCGACCTCGAGCCGATCGACGTCCGGGAAGCCGGGACGATGACGATCGAATATGGGCATTATGCCCTTGGTCTCGAGCCGGAAGGCGCACCCCCAGTGACCGATCTCGGGAAGTACATAGTCGTTCACGAGTCTCGGCCGGACGGGTCAACCAGGATCTTGTACGACATCTTCAACTCGAACTCCCCGCCGAGCTAG
- a CDS encoding DUF488 domain-containing protein: protein MGHGTLAADDLLRLLESSAVTSLVDIRTAPGSRRLPHMRRLEMETWVPASGIDYRWEPALGGFRKPRADSPNRALRNDSFRGYADYMQTDQFWEALDRLVVELRDRSTAVMCSEAVWWRCHRRLVADAVLLSRNVQVEHLMQDGRRVPHSVTEGARLTDGGRVVYDAGEAALFG from the coding sequence GTGGGTCACGGGACCCTGGCCGCCGATGATCTGCTTCGACTTCTCGAAAGTTCCGCGGTCACCTCGCTGGTTGATATACGCACAGCACCGGGGAGCCGCCGGCTTCCGCACATGCGTCGCTTGGAAATGGAGACGTGGGTACCCGCGAGCGGAATCGACTATCGGTGGGAGCCTGCCCTGGGCGGCTTTCGCAAACCCCGAGCCGACTCCCCGAATCGCGCCCTCAGGAACGACTCGTTTCGTGGTTACGCCGATTACATGCAGACCGATCAGTTTTGGGAGGCGCTGGACCGGCTTGTGGTCGAATTGCGCGACCGGTCCACGGCCGTCATGTGCTCGGAGGCGGTGTGGTGGCGGTGCCATCGCCGGCTTGTCGCCGACGCCGTGTTGCTGTCAAGGAACGTACAGGTCGAGCATCTCATGCAAGACGGGCGTCGGGTGCCCCACAGCGTGACCGAGGGAGCCCGGCTGACCGACGGCGGCCGGGTCGTCTACGACGCGGGCGAGGCGGCTCTATTCGGTTGA
- a CDS encoding metallophosphoesterase has product MSLRQGSGELLATVATVNDLHFGETVCGLLDGFEVGPVLRFDPGTDPYPTVMNRAAVAEIAAIRPDAVVAKGDLTSAGTAPEFAEFESMYRSEFGERLVVTLGNHDKPAASGGVPDVPAVQVLDVEGATLAVLDTARPGQAGGALSDEQAEELDEVAARADRPVLVFGHHPAGGEDIDRLFGPVAARANCLDAVSTDRLVSVAARRASIVGYFSGHTHRNKVRRFAPTGSFPWVEVACVKDFPGSWAEYRIYEARIEQIHHRITSDPEAMSWSERCRAMFGGRYPAYALGTDGDRCFEIPVCSPEWS; this is encoded by the coding sequence ATGTCACTGCGTCAGGGGTCAGGCGAACTCCTCGCGACCGTCGCGACCGTCAACGACCTGCATTTCGGAGAAACCGTGTGCGGGCTTCTCGACGGGTTCGAGGTTGGGCCGGTGCTTCGCTTCGATCCGGGCACCGATCCTTACCCGACGGTGATGAACCGTGCGGCGGTCGCCGAAATCGCTGCGATACGCCCGGATGCCGTTGTGGCAAAGGGCGATCTGACATCTGCGGGGACGGCTCCGGAGTTCGCCGAGTTCGAGTCGATGTACCGAAGCGAGTTCGGAGAACGCCTCGTCGTCACGTTGGGTAACCACGACAAGCCGGCAGCATCAGGAGGCGTGCCCGACGTGCCGGCCGTACAAGTGCTTGACGTCGAGGGAGCGACCCTCGCAGTTCTCGACACGGCACGCCCTGGCCAGGCGGGAGGGGCGCTCAGCGACGAGCAGGCCGAGGAGCTCGACGAGGTCGCGGCCCGCGCCGATCGACCGGTGCTGGTGTTCGGCCATCACCCTGCGGGCGGGGAGGACATCGACCGGCTGTTCGGTCCCGTCGCAGCGCGCGCCAACTGTCTCGACGCGGTGAGCACGGATCGCTTGGTATCGGTCGCGGCTCGGCGTGCGTCGATCGTCGGCTACTTCTCGGGTCACACCCATCGCAACAAAGTTCGCCGGTTCGCACCCACGGGGTCGTTCCCGTGGGTAGAAGTGGCCTGCGTGAAGGACTTCCCCGGTTCCTGGGCCGAGTACCGCATCTACGAGGCGCGCATCGAGCAAATCCATCATCGAATAACCAGCGACCCCGAAGCCATGAGCTGGAGCGAGCGTTGCCGTGCGATGTTCGGTGGCAGGTATCCCGCCTACGCGCTCGGGACAGACGGCGACCGCTGCTTCGAGATCCCCGTATGCTCGCCGGAATGGAGTTGA
- a CDS encoding YceH family protein has product MELNTVEARIIGSLAEKQLTTPQQYPLSLNALVLACNQSSNREPVVAYDDGTVEVALSSLKESGLVRFVHPSHGRSVIRYRQVADERFGLDDRGLSVVAVLLLRGPQTVGELRVRTERMADFESLASVEGELERLSKGPEPLVSRLTRQPGQKEERWVQLLTGEPSEETIALHSVTPSPRQGASLGDEVASLRADVDYLRQEVAALEQSVGQLRRALGE; this is encoded by the coding sequence ATGGAGTTGAACACAGTCGAGGCCCGAATAATCGGCAGCCTGGCCGAGAAGCAGCTCACCACCCCCCAGCAGTATCCGCTCAGCCTGAACGCGCTGGTACTAGCTTGCAACCAGTCATCGAACCGCGAGCCAGTCGTTGCATACGACGACGGAACCGTCGAGGTTGCGCTTTCGTCGCTGAAGGAATCCGGGCTCGTGCGATTCGTTCATCCGTCGCACGGTCGCTCGGTGATCCGGTACCGGCAGGTTGCCGACGAACGGTTCGGTCTGGACGACCGCGGCCTCTCAGTCGTGGCCGTCCTCCTGCTCAGAGGTCCGCAAACTGTCGGAGAACTGAGGGTTCGAACGGAGCGAATGGCCGATTTCGAGAGCCTCGCGTCCGTTGAAGGGGAACTGGAGCGCCTGAGCAAGGGGCCGGAGCCTCTTGTCAGCCGGCTCACGCGACAACCGGGACAGAAAGAAGAACGGTGGGTCCAACTGTTGACGGGCGAGCCGTCTGAGGAAACCATTGCTCTCCACTCGGTCACTCCCTCGCCGCGTCAGGGGGCCTCGCTCGGCGATGAAGTCGCATCGTTGCGAGCCGACGTCGACTACCTGCGACAGGAAGTCGCTGCCCTCGAGCAGAGCGTCGGCCAGCTGCGCAGAGCGCTCGGAGAGTAG
- a CDS encoding alpha/beta hydrolase-fold protein yields MARLLRRSRRRFGLIVVLAMLSGAVTTSARASAPTVTFSDSAGIHVVSVQQLDQRDYNVEVLSSYLGRPLNVRVLLPTEYSSQPDEHYPVLYLFHGTSGRASDWIDQGDAAATTSPYALITVMPDVGFDGDGGFWFTNWVNASTSHGPSQFESYLIDSLIPWIDLNLRTVPTRSGRAVAGLSQGGYGSAEMAARHPDLFASLASFSGAPEIERDPEVFAGAVGIIEAIEVGEDHVPPFSELGDPVVDQINWEGHDPATLLTNLRGMSIYLWTGTGLDGPYDRTPNPFASAIEGAAYQSTQHFYGHLVAAGIPAYYDNYVYGTHQFAYWARDLREYVPRMMADFTHPRNPSVISYTSIDSKWSQWGYQVSVVRAAPQEFSSLSEGTTAGFVFSGSGTATVTTPSEYEPGSKVVVTVNGTAGQTTQTGQVGPTGRVTVVIPLGKGGQARVGLQPQQSI; encoded by the coding sequence GTGGCGCGGCTTCTGAGGAGGTCTCGGCGACGCTTTGGATTGATCGTTGTGCTGGCCATGCTGTCGGGCGCGGTGACCACTTCGGCGCGCGCTTCAGCACCGACGGTGACCTTCTCGGACTCGGCCGGCATACACGTCGTATCGGTGCAGCAGCTTGACCAGCGCGACTACAACGTCGAAGTCCTGTCTTCGTACCTCGGACGCCCGCTCAACGTCCGGGTCCTGCTGCCAACCGAATACTCGAGCCAGCCCGACGAGCACTACCCCGTGCTCTACCTGTTTCACGGGACGTCGGGGCGAGCATCGGACTGGATCGACCAGGGGGATGCCGCGGCGACGACGTCGCCCTACGCCCTCATCACGGTCATGCCTGACGTGGGGTTCGACGGCGACGGCGGCTTCTGGTTCACCAACTGGGTCAACGCCAGCACCAGCCACGGTCCGTCCCAGTTCGAGAGCTACCTGATCGACTCGCTGATCCCCTGGATCGACCTGAACCTGCGGACAGTTCCAACCCGTTCCGGCCGTGCGGTCGCGGGGCTGTCCCAGGGCGGATACGGATCCGCCGAGATGGCCGCTCGGCATCCCGACCTGTTCGCATCTCTGGCGTCGTTCTCGGGAGCGCCCGAAATCGAGCGCGACCCGGAGGTGTTCGCCGGTGCCGTTGGGATAATCGAAGCCATCGAGGTTGGGGAAGATCACGTGCCCCCGTTCTCCGAGTTGGGCGATCCGGTCGTCGACCAGATCAACTGGGAAGGCCACGATCCAGCGACGCTGCTAACCAACCTTCGGGGGATGAGCATTTACCTGTGGACTGGAACGGGTCTGGACGGTCCGTACGACCGGACTCCAAACCCGTTCGCGTCGGCCATTGAGGGTGCGGCCTACCAATCGACCCAGCATTTCTATGGCCACCTCGTCGCTGCGGGGATTCCGGCCTACTACGACAACTACGTCTACGGAACGCATCAATTCGCGTACTGGGCACGCGACCTGCGGGAGTACGTCCCCAGGATGATGGCCGACTTCACTCATCCCCGGAACCCGTCGGTAATCTCATACACCTCGATCGACTCGAAGTGGTCACAGTGGGGCTATCAAGTGAGCGTCGTTCGGGCGGCGCCGCAAGAGTTCAGCTCGCTGAGCGAGGGCACCACTGCAGGGTTCGTGTTCAGCGGGTCGGGGACAGCGACCGTTACGACGCCGTCAGAGTACGAACCCGGTTCGAAAGTCGTCGTCACGGTAAACGGCACTGCAGGCCAAACGACTCAGACCGGCCAGGTCGGGCCGACCGGCAGGGTCACGGTGGTGATCCCCTTGGGCAAGGGTGGTCAGGCGCGCGTCGGCCTACAGCCGCAACAATCAATCTGA